DNA from Tripterygium wilfordii isolate XIE 37 chromosome 15, ASM1340144v1, whole genome shotgun sequence:
GCTTTTTGTATTCCTGACAAACATTTCCAATGGACTGTCCTTCCCTTTGGTCTTAAAAATGCTCCACCTGTTTTCCAGAAAACACACTCTCGGATTTTCGCTCCTCTTGCAGAATCCGCTCTTGTTTATATTGATGACATTCTTCTGTTTTCCACAAGACAGGAACAACATGCTGCTTTGCTCCAACACTTCTTCAATATTGTTAACAGCCATGGGATCATGCTTTCTGAAAAGAAAATGGTTCTTGCTCAAGAATCTTGTGATTTTCTTGGACTCACTTTCACCAAAGGATCCTACGTACTTCAACCTCATCTGGCTACTcaatttttgaagttttctgATGGTCATTTTTCCAAGACTGAACTTCAGTAATTTCTTGGATTGGTTAACTACATGTCTGATTTCCTCCCTCGTATTGCTCAGCATCTGCGTCTTCTTCATCCACTCCTCAAAAGGGATGCACCACCATGGAAATCTATTCATTCAGCTGCTGTTCAAGCTATCAAGCAACAGGCTCACACTCTCCCAGCTCTAAAGATTCCTTCCTCTGGCAAACGTATTCTCCAGACTGATGCCAGTGATGAATATTGGGCTGCAATTCTCTTTGAAGAAGATTCTACATCTGCTCGACATCTTGTGGCTACAAGTCTGGTCCCTTCAAGTCTTCTGAACTTCACTATCATTCTACTTTTAAAGAAGTTTTGGCAGTAAAACGTGGCATTGAAAAATTCCAGTTTCATCTGCTGGGTCACAGATTTCTTGTTGAAATGGATATGTCTGCTTTTCCCAATATGCTCAAATTCAAAGGGAAACAACTTCCACATTCTCAGTTGCTTCGATGGAATTCTTGGTTTgctcaattttcttttgatgtcAAGCATATCAAAGGCAAATCCAATGTTCTTGCTGATATTTTCACTCGTAATCCTTCCCTTTGTTCTGTTCTTCCCTTTTATAGGAATGTTTTCCTCTTCCTCTGCTTCTTCCTCTTCTATCCTCCCCGATATTGATCCTCAAGTTATCCTCTCCAATGTCTCTTATGAGTTAGCCGCCTCTATATTTTCTAGAGTCACTACTTCTcgtgctttctctctctatcaagCTTTTCTCAAAATCTCCACTCGTCATCATGGCTACACCCTCTCTGGCTGTCTTCATGATCCCTCATTTCCATTCCTCAATCTTTGGCAGTTCAAGGATTATTATTATGTCCCTACGTCACTTCTTATTTCCCTTTCTTACCTGCTTCAACTCTACCACATTGGATTCCAATTTTCTGTTGGCAATCTTCGTTCTTATCTTAATCTTTGTCAAACTCATTATCCTTATTTCCCCACTAATATCAATCGAACaaatctttctctttttctctcctgGTTTCAACCTTTATCTCAATGGACCACTTTTCTTGATACCTACAAGCTTGGCTTTATTCGTCTGGCTCTCTTtcgtcctctctctctcactgttGATCCCAATTCCTCTGGTTATCCAGCTCTTTATGTCCCACAAGTTACTCTCCTTGATTATGACACCTGGCCTATTGATGTTGGTACCACTGAAGATATTACAGTCGATATTCCTTGCTGCAGAGATCATAATTACATGCAACGTTTTCGACCGCGTATGTGTGATCTTAATGGATATCGTCCAGCTCAGATTCCTATTGCTATTTGGCGACAACCTTATGTCAGTCCTTTTGCTGAAGACATTGAGTCCAATCTTTTTGATTGGAATGAAACTTTTCAAGCAGACACTGACTGGGCTACTCGTCGCATCCAAGAACAAAGATGGCCCCCATAATTCCTTCTGTCCCCTAAAGCTCCTGCAGACATGTGCAAAAGGTGTGAATAGTATGATGTAACATATTGTAGTAAGAGAAAGTGTTGTAGTAAGAGAAAGTGTGCTGTCAATAGTATGTAtctgtgctgtgaatagtatGTATCTGATCTTATAAATACGGACCACTCTTTGAAGATCTGTAAGAAACCCGCTGTGTGCAATTACTAGAAAGCAAAGAAGAGGACAATCGGCCGCTAGCGCAACGGAAACAAAAGAAGGGAAGATAGAGGGATAGTTCGATCTGGCCATTCCTACCACCATTGGAGGAAACCACCATCACTTTTATTCTTCTCGAGGCAAGACGTTTCTGTTCCACCCATTTTTTGGTGGAAACGATGACTGAAGGAGAAaattagaaagagagagagatagagagacatAGTGAGGGTGAAAGCCTGAAAGAGTTAGTATGATAAATATAAGAGAGAAGGGTATTTGAAATTTATGAATTTGAAAAATTTTACAGCTTGGATAATGACATGACCATGCCAAGTAGATTTGAGCTATTTTGAGCTACCAAATTTTTGGATTCTTtgtaatttttcattttgaaaataataaacaaactttTCTCTCATCTCAAAAAACCCCTCAGATTGAAGGGTTACAAAATGTGAAGTTgaagagttaagtgaggggaaCTTCCCCCATTCTTAACCCCACTTAACTCTCCCTCCTACAATCTAAGTAAGCTGAAGTTACTCTTTCCTCCTTAACcctcctcacttaactctctaagagtgtgtttggattgagggatttggggggaaaggaagggaggagaagagaatggaaggaatAATACTTtttcctctctcatgtttggatagataaaaaaaaaattagtttaatttactaatttatctttatttttattttaaactgttatgttacaagggtaaaataggtttttaacatataaataacttaattagtcatccattccttccaaatgactccattttgggagaaagaatttttacaaaaatttaatgaaatattccatctaattcccttcaaatccctccccttaattttttataaactatctaaacaagagaattgaaaggaaacttcatttcccttctcttcccttccctctaAATCCCTCACTCCAAACACACTATAAGACATTAATCCAAGCAAGCCGTCAACCTTATCAACAAGAAAAGCCTAAAATAGTTCAGAAATACTGTAATGTAATGTAATGAAAGGAAAGTAGTAGGCAGATCTATTCTCCAATAATATTGAAAACTCTACAAGCAATTTGGGTGTTAAACTAACAACTCATCAAGTAAAGCATTTATCTCATGCTTATGTTACAAGACTTAGCTATACACATACAAGAGCAACTACATTGTTTCTAAACACTACTAATGAGAAACGTCAAACTCTCCTGACATCACTTGCATCCCCGGGAGTTGATGATGCCTTGTTGTCCTCCGTTAGTGACGCTTCTTCCATGTTCGCTGACAGTGATGGTCCTTCGAGATTCTCCTCTTTTGTGTCACTATCATCGCTTTCTGCATGTAGGATAAGGCATTTAGATCATTATAGATTAAAAGAACAAGCTTGTTGAGTCTGCAGTCTGAGACAATTCTCGACACCTTAATTAGTGTACATATTTTATGTGTGTGGAAATCGTGAACTTACCATCATCCAAGCCAGCAGCACCAGAGCTCATGCCTTCACCCATATTTAGTTTCTGTCAGGAAAAAATGCAAACCATGAATCTTTTAAATAAATACAGTACCATCTAACAAAATACATGACTTGAAAAAGCCACTCACAGAAAAATCTAAGTCTCCATAGTCTACATCAGTTTCGACTGTATCCACAGGAACCAAAAAGTCAAGCTAAACGTAAAattcttttattaaaaaataataaaaatggtcTACAATTAGAGAGATAAGACTTACACTTATTCCCCTGTTCCTCATCTTCGTCGACCCATTTATCCCAATCAACTTTAAAGAACACAGGAGGTTTTCCCCCCTGCTTTAACAATCTGTCCCACCATTTGTTCTCAGCCTTTTTCACAAGGTAGCTGATATGTCTTGAGGTTATACCACCCTTGCTCTCCTGCAAGTCACAAGTGTAGGCTCAATACTTGACGAATATCCATTGGAGTCAACTGATAGAGTAAGAGTAAGACCAATAAAGGGACCTACATTTACATCAACCTTGTCAAATAGATCAAAGTCAACTTCATAGGGCATCTTCTCTGCTCCGCTAGTAGCAGCAAACCAAAATTTTCCCTCAGGCTCCAATTTGAGCTTCACATCTTCCGCATCAGGAAGTTCAACAGTTATGTACAGCTTATCAGACTTCTTGCCCATTTCACCAAAGGATGTCGGCTAAAATTTGAATGCTCAATGACAGAGTTTGCAGCACATCAACATAAATACTTACAAAGACTTGTTAATTTTACGCCAAAAATTAGCATAATAAATGTCGAACATTGCTTTACTGGCATTCATTCAAAAAGCATAAACATACTTCCATATTAAGGTTAAATGGCTCCCATTCCATTGCTGGGATGCCTGTTTCCACCATTAACCGTgggatttgggtttgaaatACATCACCAAGCTTTAAATTTCCTATGTTGAGTATCTTTCGCTTAGCAATTCTACTTTGATTGATATTGAACATgggttgaaatttgaaaatgaaaCCCACTAGCATGGAGCATCAACGGCAATCCTTGCTAACACAATCTCATACTCATTGTACTAATGATCCCTACTTTATACGGCTTTCAAGATTCAATTGAACCAAAAAATCCTAAACAATTTGATGTTTTCCCATGCATCACCAATTAAGGTGAGAACTAAAACCGCAACATGAATTTGGGAAATTTCATGCAAAGAATCTATGAAGTATTTCTTAGCAATTCaaataaaaccaaaagaaatgaaCGGAAGtgataagaaacaaaaatactGCTAAGCACTAGAAGTCTAGAACCCTAACTAACACCCAGTTTCGCTAtctacaaacaaagaaaaatcttccaaaaaaaaataaacgccataactaaagcaaaaggttccttttattttaatttctcaaatatcccagcaaaaaaaaaaaaaaaaagattctgacaaaaaataccaaaacaaCTTCTAGGGTTCCTCAAACAATTCATTTTAGAAAACataagaagaaaattttaattagattCAGAGTTACCTCATCTTAGCGACTCTTTGTAGTGACAAGATTGTTAAATTGGGAAGGTAAATGGCAAAGGTCTATGAGTTTCAATTTGTCTTTGCTTCTTTGAGTGGTAATTCTGTTTTTTTCTCCTGTTTTATGTCTTTGGAATTCTGGTTAAGATTAAATGTCGATGCTTCCAGATGAATCCTACATGTTCTGGCCTTCTAGGATTGGCGAAGAAGAAGAGGTTTTTTCCTCTACTTTTGGATATTAATATttctaaaataattttcaaaaaaaataaaataaatgataaatatgaAACGGGGGAGGGGGATTTGAACCCTGATCACCAATGTGATACACAATATATTTATCACTCTTGATATTACCAAAATAACCATCCCACTAATATGAATGGGCCACGTGGCATGCAAACGCCAGCTAAGCCCCACATGTCAATTACCGAAGTGCTTACTTCGGTCACAACCTAAGTAAAAATATGACAGACCCTACTAGACGAATCAGTTAGTCAAACCAATTCCTTTCTTCCTGATCGGTTGCCTTCTTTTCTGCCTAGGAAGCTAATGTAAGCTATGATAGGGAcccgagggtgtgctcgggggaCTTCTCTGATGCTCAAGTTAGCACGGTACTAAACATGGGAGGATGACTCGTTGTTCGGAGCTCTGCCTCTAGCTTAGTAAGTAATTTAGAGTGTAGGAGTTAGAATCTTCACTTGAGGATGAAGGTTCCCTAGTTCCCCCTTTATATGAGTTGAAGTAAGAGTCGGgatctctctcattggtttttcaAAGGGTAAATCATATGTATctctctccaaaggggagtaggactccgTTGAGAGTAGGTGTCCTGTTGGGACTCTTCATTGTTGGATTTGATCTTTGCCTAGGTCGATCAAACCTTACTATCTAGGTCGGATGGGCCGAACCACCTTGGTTGGAAGAGGTGAGCTACGAAGGTCAACTTCTGATGATAACTTCAGTGGATACAGAAGTGGGCACTTTGGTTGTAACCAAAGTAAGCACCTCGATCGTTGACCTGTCAGGGCTTAGCTGGCGTTTGCATGCCACGTGGCCCATTCCTATTAGTGGGGTTATTTTGGTAATATCATCACCCACCACCTTTTTATGACCTAGTTAAAGAATAACAaggatattttttatttttatacgagaacatatattttattttctttctatttacCTTTTTTTGTGATCACTAGGAACCACCACAAGACCCGATCCTTTGGGTCGATCCCTATAGTGTAAACCCCAAGTAGAGAATCCAGCTACCCTCGCTGAACCTCCAGGCAAGTCACTTGCCACTTGCCGATCCTAGAGGCCTTAGACCTAGCAGGCCACTAACCCACACCTGGTTGAGCGTCCACGACGTATTATTGTGACTGTTTCAACTCAAACCTGGGATAGACGGGTATCCCGTTAATCCTCAAACCACTGGACCAAACAAGAAGGGCTAACCCTTTGACAACTTTGGGGTTATGTTTGCCTTGATACTAGGAGAACATGGATATGA
Protein-coding regions in this window:
- the LOC119980076 gene encoding co-chaperone protein p23-1-like isoform X2, coding for MPYEVDFDLFDKVDVNESKGGITSRHISYLVKKAENKWWDRLLKQGGKPPVFFKVDWDKWVDEDEEQGNKFETDVDYGDLDFSKLNMGEGMSSGAAGLDDESDDSDTKEENLEGPSLSANMEEASLTEDNKASSTPGDASDVRRV
- the LOC119980076 gene encoding co-chaperone protein p23-1-like isoform X1, with amino-acid sequence MGKKSDKLYITVELPDAEDVKLKLEPEGKFWFAATSGAEKMPYEVDFDLFDKVDVNESKGGITSRHISYLVKKAENKWWDRLLKQGGKPPVFFKVDWDKWVDEDEEQGNKFETDVDYGDLDFSKLNMGEGMSSGAAGLDDESDDSDTKEENLEGPSLSANMEEASLTEDNKASSTPGDASDVRRV